In one Drosophila albomicans strain 15112-1751.03 chromosome X, ASM965048v2, whole genome shotgun sequence genomic region, the following are encoded:
- the LOC117563386 gene encoding protein C19orf12 homolog: MPIDTRELMEAIAIVADEQNVRVAVKQSGKGTAICAACCFAGGLLMGPVGLAVGGAAGGIAAYKMTSGTFRPLGEVILNDLTDRQREQLVQHVSKAVADIHPTDVVMLLPLIAQNATIQQTVLNTIMSFVTNELRMQIVD; the protein is encoded by the exons ATGCCCATCGATACCCGCGAGCTAATGGAGGCGATTGCCATTGTGGCCGATGAACAGAACGTTCGAGTGGCCGTCAAACAGTCGGGCAAAGGAACCGCCATTtgtgctgcctgctgctttgCTGGTGGCCTTTTGATGGGACCCGTTGGATTAGCAGTTGGCGGCGCTGCTGGCGGAATCGCTGCTTACAAGATGACAAGTG GAACATTCAGGCCGCTGGGAGAGGTGATATTGAACGATTTGACGGATAGACAGCGGGAACAGCTGGTGCAGCACGTGTCCAAAGCTGTCGCCGACATTCATCCCACTGACGTGGTCATGCTGCTGCCCTTGATAGCACAAAACGCAACGATTCAACAGACTGTGCTTAACACAATCATGTCCTTTGTCACAAACGAGCTGCGAATGCAGATCGTCGATTAG
- the LOC117563383 gene encoding protein halfway — translation MIASKQFSLLLLLLAHACARPDELPAKLLTERVSEASASAAASPSPSPPQPTVTQSIESPIATTIATTPAERSVESEKLETPAAPTTTAASPLPESSTSTEVPEYLKNCFYAEEKLCLNWLATGNDPNAAERNDAGNAGGQQESGDSVAAPTATAGSAAGDPSENLTMNSGQVGSHDRDINSCQCREHPTRPGSWYCCNLSHINMISSCGNISKWTNLHVRNLTVPALDLSNSMFRSLQSLAITDGNITQLTNAFPKFSSVLRCLDFSNNKIVEIAPRAVKDVPHLEFFGIANNLLSRVPNRNQNKNMPLDISGNMRMLCEPLNDLIYTDSFIFVNPDRSFCLYNATHKWFNSTDLVSVKQLESIKKCGTKCPTNCVCNIYNIMIIQNDQSKTVCNVDCSNLGLVELPQQLPDNTFTLNISNNRISSLGDHFHTNPTYYNIVKLVADNNQISSIYEFEGTKFIEHFQRLYMRNNSLSKIPEYFLNNALMDTDGRRIYLAENRLQCDCNSAKTLQNWLKERSTDIPDYMDIRCRNLPQSVIELQESKLCQSPPDWTDYIYYLIAAEVILLLALITKVSYDYWVFKTSGYLPWPASKMPKLPCDWLCES, via the exons ATGATCGCCTCTAAACAA TTCtcgctactgctgctgttgcttgctcACGCATGCGCACGACCTGATGAATTGCCTGCCAAGCTGCTGACGGAAAGAGTTTCAGAGGCATCGGCATCTGCAGCTGCTTCACCATCTCCTTCACCTCCCCAACCAACAGTCACACAATCAATTGAGTCGCCTATTGCTACAACGATAGCAACGACGCCAGCCGAGAGGTCTGTGGAGTCGGAGAAACTAGAGACTCCAGCGGCGCCCACAACGACGGCTGCATCACCATTACCCGAAAGCTCCACAAGCACGGAAGTGCCCGAGTATTTAAAGAACTGCTTCTATGCGGAGGAGAAATTGTGCCTTAATTGGCTAGCCACTGGCAATGATCCAAATGCAGCCGAACGTAACGATGCGGGCAATGCTGGTGGACAGCAGGAATCTGGTGACAGTGTCGCCGCTCCCACTGCTACTGCAGGTTCCGCTGCCGGCGATCCATCGGAGAACCTAACCATGAACAGTGGGCAGGTCGGCAGTCATGATCGCGACATTAATAGCTGCCAGTGTCGTGAGCATCCGACGCGACCCGGCTCTTGGTATTGCTGCAACCTCTCACACATCAATATGATCTCAAGTTGCGGCAACATATCGAAATGGACGAATCTACATGTGCGAAACCTCACCGTGCCAGCCTTGGATCTCTCGAACTCTATGTTTCGATCGCTGCAGTCGCTCGCCATCACTGACGGTAACATCACGCAGTTGACGAATGCATTCCCCAAGTTTTCGTCGGTTCTGCGATGCCTTGATTTttccaacaacaaaattgtggaGATCGCGCCGCGCGCTGTTAAGGATGTGCCCCATCTGGAGTTTTTTGGCATAGCGAACAACCTTTTATCACGCGTACCGAATCGTAATCAGAACAAGAACATGCCCCTAGATATTAG tGGCAATATGCGAATGCTTTGCGAACCGCTCAACGATCTCATCTATACGGACTCATTCATCTTTGTTAATCCGGATCGTTCATTCTGTTTGTACAATGCCACACACAAGTGGTTTAACTCGACGGATTTGGTGTCCGTCAAGCAACTGGAGAGCATCAAAAAGTGTGGCACTAAATGCCCAACCAACTGTGTCTGCAATATATACAACATAATGATAATACAGAACGATCAGTCAAAGACCGTATGCAATGTGGATTGTTCAAATCTAGGCTTGGTTGAGCTGCCGCAACAGCTACCGGATAACACATTTACCCTGAACATTAGCAATAACAGGATAAGCAGTCTGGGCGATCACTTTCATACGAATCCCACATACTATAATATTGTGAAGCTAGTGGCCGATAACAATCAAATATCCTCAATTTACGAATTTGAAGGGACCAAGTTCATTGAGCATTTCCAACGCCTTTACATGCGTAACAATTCTCTGAGTAAG ATTCCCGAATACTTTTTAAACAACGCTTTAATGGATACGGATGGACGTCGCATTTATCTAGCGGAAAACCGATTGCAGTGTGATTGCAATTCGGCAAAAACACTTCAAAACTGGCTGAAGGAACGCAGCACCGATATACCCGACTATATGGATATTAGATGCCGCAATTTACCTCAGAGCGTCATCGAGCTGCAGGAGAGTAAACTGTGTCAATCGCCACCCGACTGGACCGACTACATATACTACTTGATAGCAGCTGAAGTAATTCTACTACTCGCACTCATCACCAAGGTTTCCTACGACTATTGGGTATTCAAAACATCGGGTTACTTGCCATGGCCAGCcagcaaaatgccaaagttgCCCTGTGACTGGCTGTGTGAATCGTAA
- the LOC117574072 gene encoding uncharacterized protein LOC117574072: MLNEAALWQTVDCCPSLKILNISNMYLKKDFCDRNRCVMEKTLSNRSQDLTLNCHNIGENEKLIRQLFKHPRLKLSFVPLKPHDVEMSLIQMHFKPLLPS, from the exons ATGTTGAATGAGGCAGCGCTGTGGCAAACTGTTGACTGCTGCCCATCGCTAAAGATCCTGAATATATCAAACATGTATTTGAAAAAGGATTTTTGCGATCGTAATCGATGTGTCATGGAGAAGACATTGAGCAATCGCTCTCAGGATTTAACATTGAATTGCCACAACATAGGTGAAAACGAGAAGCTG ATCCGCCAGCTCTTCAAGCATCCACGATTGAAGCTCTCTTTTGTGCCTTTAAAACCGCATGACGTCGAAATGAGCCTgatacaaatgcattttaagcCTTTGCTGCCATCCTAA
- the LOC127565557 gene encoding uncharacterized protein LOC127565557, which produces MFRMLNLHKLKNLRQLTLQHEISFPCEKLIEMIANFKELEQLDLINCGRMLNEAALWQTVDCCPSLRILNIYNMHLKEDFFDGNRCVMEKTLSNRSHDLTLNCHTTREIEKLIRQLFKHPRLKLSFVPLPHDIDGTRIKVHFEPLLPS; this is translated from the exons ATGTTCAGAATgcttaatttgcataaattgaagAACTTACGCCAATTGACATTGCAGCACGAAATCAGTTTTCCTTGCGAAAAACTAATCGAGATGATTGCGAATTTCAAAGAGCTGGAGCAATTGGATCTCATCAATTGTGGAAGGATGTTGAATGAGGCAGCGCTGTGGCAAACTGTTGACTGCTGCCCATCGCTAAGGATCctgaatatatataacatgCATTTGAAAGAGGATTTTTTCGATGGTAATCGATGTGTCATGGAGAAGACATTGAGCAATCGCTCTCATGATTTAACATTGAATTGCCACACAACACGTGAAATTGAGAAGCTG ATCCGCCAGCTCTTCAAGCATCCTCGATTGAAGCTCTCTTTTGTGCCTTTACCGCATGACATCGATGGTACCAGGATAAAAGTGCATTTTGAGCCTTTGCTGCCATCATAA